In one Leishmania infantum JPCM5 genome chromosome 7 genomic region, the following are encoded:
- a CDS encoding putative protein kinase gives MPPQPLAQCQRSKQPSPTATETMITSEYKIVEKMATGSFGVVFKVRRVTDHQVFVMKRIPLLGLTAPQRRDAAQEIILMRDLHHPCVVSQRDAFLYNEHDLCLVMDYYDGGDMDTHMAAQRDLDMYFELDQVMLWFVQLVLGAQYLHAHNVVHRDIKIHNVFVRSKDMSVVLGDFGISERLGVDLANHTWVAAATMSGPHGSDGSSLTSVPAMVTATAAGSPSPARMNRGDDAMRSLSISGGLRPSTPGGAGAGAPVLSPLLYQQTAWSSGQWGAGSQLCSPNSSPYQPLSHMRQTGASSNAASSCSLQRLLNGGVEAAMKGTPLYMAPEVLQGGAASPKSDVWSLGCVLYELLALRHPFESRDLAPLVMRVLRGQREPLPAHYPRPIADLINCMLCLDASQRPSCEEVLTVPCVRAYVDLWRSLRTPLDVPASPGESALMRQLQAWQANVAAWNARHPDDPRSKSVHYTELKRQLLSPACAPAEEREKVERRAVEAARTALLTAQPSGLTCSISSAAISGAIQGDGGVHDGTFFFGATGECLTGAAGRRSSELSSLPSAREGMNMGPSDSMRPYMVYDVAPEIAATAAAEGAGPSCAESAANKALNGRPPRPSRRPSGSPPPHPVQGEDLTVTGHNIGKGGARVGSLPQAANAARSEDSPMMSAAARKRRHPQARQLEPAAPQQRGESSRHDDTTEPERKPLTGVASPTIDGAAEAQSTTPPVPSSNFPLKPGLPTSPPLMHKRGATRCGSIDEDALFFQAYENVADMRFASLDEIAQSVVDLRQRVQQRMRHQRLLTDIEVLHERHGSALLRSMPHVLNVFEAAAAAEDGAEGPPGRSGGAQSTMSPEEAYARMVQQIDEQRSGHEQHQLDPDNAEKVVSILHLGQLPVGRPMPPRIRQLRESAALAQVAASEEARRRSRLLPRRSKDRSSSTTKRGVSFSAAVSMQFADPAAPLMASSTGGGRSSSLATAMELRRWRPYLERRNRLSAALTRVFDATTLRAVYSYYRTCALLQRDAAVVRRLVPDRQQWSALPSIEELAVLDRRLEVMFEDRPSWDGRQGA, from the coding sequence ATGCCGCCTCAGCCGCTTGCGCAGTGCCAGCGGTCGAAGCAGCCGTCGCCCACGGCCACAGAGACTATGATCACCTCCGAATACAAGATCGTCGAGAAGATGGCGACGGGCTCCTTCGGCGTCGTCTTCAAAGTACGCAGAGTTACAGACCACCAGGTCTTCGTCATGAAGCGCATTCCGCTGCTCGGcttgacggcgccgcagcgccgcgacgctgcgcaggAGATCATCCTCATGCGCGACCTGCATCACCCCTGCGTGGTGTCGCAACGGGATGCCTTTCTATACAACGAGCACGACCTGTGCCTTGTCATGGACTATTACGACGGTGGCGACATGGACACCCACATGGCGGCACAGCGCGATCTGGACATGTACTTTGAGCTCGATCAGGTCATGCTGTGGTTCGTGCAGCTGGTGCTCGGAGCGCAGTACCTGCACGCCCACAACGTCGTCCACCGTGATATCAAGATACATAACGTGTTCGTGCGGTCCAAGGACATGTCCGTAGTCCTCGGCGACTTTGGCATCTCCGAGCGTCTCGGCGTGGACTTGGCCAATCACACGTGGGTCGCGGCAGCAACGATGAGCGGTCCTCACGGAAGCGACGGCTCGTCCCTCACATCCGTGCCAGCGATGGTGAccgcgactgctgctggctcgccgtcaccggcgcGGATGAACCGCGGTGACGACGCGATGCGGTCGCTCTCGATCTCCGGCGGTCTCCGTCCGTCCACACCCGGCGGAGCAGGGGCTGGTGCACCAGTCCTGTCCCCGCTGCTTTACCAACAGACGGCATGGTCCTCGGGCCAATGGGGCGCGGGGTCGCAGCTCTGCTCCCCGAACTCGAGCCCGTACCAGCCGCTGTCGCACATGCGACAGACAGGCGCGAGCAGCAACGCGGCCTCATCGTGTTCGCTGCAGAGGCTGCTGAACGGCGGTGTGGAGGCAGCCATGAAGGGCACGCCGCTCTACATGGCGCCAGAGGTGCTCCAGGGCGGGGCGGCCAGCCCCAAGTCAGATGTGTGGTCGCTGGGCTGCGTTCTCTACGAGCTGCTGGCCCTCCGTCACCCCTTCGAGTCGCGCGATCTTGCGCCCTTGGTGATGCGCGTCTTGCGAGGGCAGCGCGAGCCGCTCCCCGCGCATTACCCTCGTCCGATCGCCGACTTGATCAACTGCATGCTCTGCCTCGACGCCAGTCAGCGCCCCTCgtgcgaggaggtgctgacggtgccgtgcgtgcgtgcctacGTAGACCTGTGGCGCAGTCTGCGCACCCCTCTCGACGTCCCCGCCTCACCTGGCGAGTCTGCACTGATGCGACAGCTGCAAGCGTGGCAGGCGAACGTCGCAGCGTGGAACGCACGCCACCCTGACGACCCGCGCAGCAAGTCAGTGCATTACACCGAGCTGAAGCGCCAGCTGCTAAGCCccgcctgcgcgccggccgaggagcgcgagaAGGTGGAGCGGCGAGCGGTCGAAGCAGCGCGCACGGCTCTTCTCACAGCGCAACCATCTGGGCTGACCTGCAGCATCTCTTCGgccgccatcagcggcgccatccaaggcgacggtggcgtccACGACGGCACCTTCTTCTTCGGGGCCACTGGTGAATGTCTCACCGGCGCggctggccgccgcagcagcgagctgtCCAGCTTACCCTCCGCCAGGGAGGGTATGAACATGGGGCCCTCGGACAGCATGCGTCCCTACATGGTCTACGACGTTGCACCAGAGAtagccgccactgctgctgccgaaggGGCAGGACCGTCCTGCGCTGAATCTGCAGCAAACAAGGCGCTGAACGGCCGTCCTCCAAGGCCATCGCGCCGTCCGTCGGGGTCGCCCCCGCCGCATCCGGTCCAAGGTGAAGACTTGACTGTCACCGGACACAACATCGGCAAGGGTGGCGCTCGCGTCggttcgctgccgcaggcggCTAATGCGGCTCGTAGCGAGGACTCCCCGATGAtgagcgctgcggcgaggaAACGCCGGCACCCGCAGGCACGGCAGCTCGAGCCCGCCGCTCCTCAGCAGAGAGGTGAGTCGTCGCGTCACGACGACACGACTGAGCCGGAGCGTAAGCCGTTGACTGGAgtggcgtcgccgacgatcgatggcgctgctgaggccCAATCGACCACACCACCGGTGCCGTCGTCGAACTTTCCACTGAAGCCGGGCCTCCcgacatcgccgccgctgatgcacAAGCGTGGCGCCACTCGGTGCGGCTCCATTGATGAGGATGCGCTGTTCTTTCAAGCCTACGAGAACGTCGCCGACATGCGCTTCGCCTCCCTCGACGAGATCGCCCAGAGTGTCGTAGatctgcgccagcgcgtgcagcagcgcatgcggcaccagcgcctgCTTACGGACATAGAGGTTCTACATGAGCGGCACGGCtctgccctcctccgcagcaTGCCGCACGTCTTAAACGTGttcgaggcggccgcggcagccgaggacggcgcggaggggCCCCCTGGCAGGTCCGGTGGTGCCCAGTCTACCATGTCGCCAGAGGAGGCGTACGCGCGCATGGTGCAGCAGATCGATGAGCAACGCAGCGGGcatgagcagcaccagctcgACCCCGACAATGCGGAGAAGGTGGTCAGCATCTTGCACTTGGGGCAGCTGCCGGTGGGCCGTCCAATGCCGCCGCGCATCCGACAGCTGCGTGAGTCCGCCGCACTGGCGCAGGTAGCGGCGAGCGAAGAGGCACGCCGTCGTTCACGGCTCCTTCCGAGAAGGTCGAAAGACAGGTCGTCATCCACCACCAAACGCGGCGtctccttctctgctgcGGTGTCGATGCAGTTTGCAGATCCAGCTGCTCCCCTGATGGCATCCTCGACAGGCGGCGGCCGGTCGTCTTCACTGGCCACCGCAATGGAactgcgccggtggcgccccTACCTCGAGCGCCGCAaccgcctctccgccgcgcTCACCCGCGTCTTCGACGCCACCACGCTGCGAGCGGTGTACTCCTACTACCGCACctgcgcactgctgcagcgggaCGCCGCGGTAGTGCGCCGACTCGTGCCGGACCGGCAGCAGtggtcggcgctgccgtcgattgaggagctggcggtgcTCGACCGACGGCTAGAGGTAATGTTTGAGGATCGGCCGAGTTGGGATGGGAGGCAGGGTGCATGA